One genomic window of Burkholderia diffusa includes the following:
- the glnE gene encoding bifunctional [glutamate--ammonia ligase]-adenylyl-L-tyrosine phosphorylase/[glutamate--ammonia-ligase] adenylyltransferase, giving the protein MTDASALISPSYSRYIARAAAARPALSDQIAAWAAAPLVRAQLDARLTELLASPAGAVAPGDEQLKRALRQLRAEVFGAVAERDLRGVADVAEVTSAMTDLAEVAVQRSLALLSAELEAMYGEPRAADGQRVVLGVVGMGKLGGRELNVSSDIDLIFVYEDDGETAGGTRSPLSTQEYFTRLGRRLIGVLSEVTADGYVFRVDMRLRPNGDSGPLVCSLGMLEEYFYVQGREWERYAWIKGRLVSEGDSDAARRLASQLESIVKPFVYRRYLDFGVIGAIRSLHQQIRQEAARRASMRPDKADDIKLGRGGIREIEFSAQVFQLIRGGQDAEFRVRPTLAVLRHAQARGLIGEDVRERLTDAYNFLRTLEHRLQYRDDAQTHAMPVDPVERAALAASLGFADYAALMTVLDGHRTFVEAQFDQIFADKASGGPCAAGEDTTASWIWSGALADDGEDDALRARLDGLGFTDPATVLARLRAIWQSSRYAGLPEKSRQRFDSVAQRALEAAPRIDTARRDDTIVRLFDLLETVSRRGVYLALLTEYPAALDRVLSVLGATRWGGGYLIRHPQLLDELLDDEAIASPFDWPAFKDALRARLAAADGPEQQMDLLRHAQHAEVFRILLIDLAGQLSVEHVSDRLSELADAVLDVTIEVVWSQLAKRHRDVPKFAVIAYGKLGGKELGYASDLDLIFLYDDPDERSADVYTTFTRRLITWLTTATGAGALFDIDLRLRPNGEAGLLVTDLDAFRRYQLREGDAANTAWVWEHQALTRARYSAGDTQIGADFEVIRQQVLTTPRDGAVLAKEIVDMRTKVFAGHPNQTELFDLKHDRGGMVDIEFIVQYWVLLHASSDAELIRNTGNIALLREVARFGLMGEDEAERVGAAYRKYRKLQHKLRLDGMEKARVDPALVADERAAVMALWERVFGAIETGV; this is encoded by the coding sequence ATGACCGACGCTTCCGCCCTGATCAGCCCGTCCTACTCCCGCTATATCGCCCGCGCGGCCGCCGCGCGTCCCGCGCTGTCCGACCAGATCGCCGCATGGGCCGCCGCGCCGCTTGTCCGCGCGCAGCTCGACGCGCGCCTGACCGAGCTGCTCGCATCGCCGGCCGGCGCGGTCGCGCCGGGCGACGAGCAACTGAAGCGCGCGCTGCGGCAGTTGCGTGCCGAGGTGTTCGGCGCGGTCGCTGAGCGCGACCTGCGCGGCGTCGCGGACGTCGCCGAGGTGACGTCCGCGATGACCGATCTGGCCGAGGTGGCCGTGCAGCGTTCGCTCGCGCTGCTGTCCGCCGAGCTCGAGGCGATGTACGGCGAGCCGCGAGCGGCCGACGGTCAGCGCGTCGTGCTGGGCGTGGTCGGGATGGGCAAGCTCGGCGGCCGCGAGCTGAACGTGTCGTCGGACATCGACCTGATCTTCGTCTACGAGGACGACGGCGAGACGGCCGGCGGCACGCGCTCGCCGCTGTCCACCCAAGAATATTTCACGCGGCTCGGCCGGCGCCTGATCGGCGTGCTGTCCGAGGTCACCGCCGACGGCTACGTGTTTCGCGTCGACATGCGGCTGCGGCCGAACGGCGATTCGGGGCCGCTCGTCTGCAGTCTCGGGATGCTCGAGGAATATTTCTACGTGCAGGGGCGCGAATGGGAGCGCTATGCGTGGATCAAGGGGCGGCTCGTGTCGGAAGGCGACAGCGACGCGGCGCGGCGGCTCGCGTCGCAGCTCGAATCGATCGTCAAGCCGTTCGTGTACCGCCGCTATCTCGACTTCGGCGTGATCGGCGCGATCCGTTCGCTGCACCAGCAGATTCGCCAGGAAGCCGCGCGCCGCGCGTCGATGCGCCCCGACAAGGCCGACGACATCAAGCTCGGGCGCGGCGGCATCCGCGAGATCGAATTCAGCGCGCAGGTGTTCCAGCTGATCCGCGGCGGCCAGGATGCGGAATTCCGCGTGCGGCCGACGCTCGCGGTGCTGCGCCATGCGCAGGCGCGCGGGCTGATCGGCGAGGACGTGCGCGAGCGCCTGACCGACGCCTACAACTTCCTGCGCACGCTCGAGCACCGGCTGCAGTACCGAGACGACGCGCAGACGCACGCGATGCCGGTCGATCCGGTCGAGCGCGCGGCGCTGGCCGCGTCGCTCGGCTTTGCCGACTACGCGGCGCTGATGACGGTGCTCGACGGCCACCGTACCTTCGTCGAGGCGCAGTTCGACCAGATTTTTGCCGACAAGGCGAGCGGCGGCCCCTGCGCGGCGGGCGAGGACACCACCGCGTCGTGGATCTGGAGCGGGGCGCTCGCCGACGACGGCGAAGACGACGCGCTGCGCGCGCGCCTCGACGGGTTGGGCTTCACCGATCCGGCGACCGTGCTCGCGCGGCTGCGCGCGATCTGGCAGTCGTCGCGCTACGCGGGCTTGCCGGAAAAGAGCCGGCAACGCTTCGACAGCGTCGCGCAGCGCGCGCTCGAGGCGGCGCCGCGGATCGACACCGCGCGCCGCGACGACACCATCGTGCGGCTGTTCGACCTGCTCGAGACGGTCAGCCGGCGCGGCGTCTATCTCGCGCTGCTGACGGAGTATCCGGCCGCGCTCGATCGCGTGCTGTCGGTGCTTGGCGCGACGCGCTGGGGCGGCGGCTACCTGATCCGCCATCCGCAACTGCTCGATGAACTGCTCGACGACGAAGCGATCGCCAGTCCGTTCGACTGGCCCGCGTTCAAGGACGCATTGCGTGCGCGCCTCGCGGCCGCCGACGGCCCCGAGCAGCAGATGGACCTGCTGCGGCATGCGCAGCACGCGGAGGTGTTCCGCATCCTGCTGATCGATCTGGCGGGCCAGCTGTCGGTCGAGCACGTGAGCGATCGCCTCTCGGAGCTCGCCGACGCGGTGCTGGACGTGACGATCGAGGTCGTCTGGTCGCAGCTCGCGAAGCGTCACCGCGACGTGCCGAAGTTCGCGGTGATCGCATACGGCAAGCTCGGCGGCAAGGAGCTCGGCTATGCGTCGGATCTCGACCTGATCTTCCTGTACGACGACCCCGACGAGCGCTCGGCGGATGTCTACACGACGTTTACGCGACGGCTGATCACGTGGCTCACGACCGCGACCGGCGCGGGCGCGCTGTTCGACATCGACTTGCGGCTGCGGCCGAACGGCGAGGCCGGACTGCTCGTGACCGATCTCGACGCGTTTCGCCGCTACCAGCTGCGCGAGGGCGACGCGGCGAACACCGCGTGGGTGTGGGAGCACCAGGCGCTCACCCGTGCCCGCTACAGCGCGGGCGACACGCAGATCGGCGCGGACTTCGAGGTGATTCGCCAGCAGGTGCTGACGACGCCGCGCGACGGCGCGGTGCTTGCGAAGGAGATCGTCGACATGCGCACCAAGGTGTTCGCCGGCCACCCGAACCAGACCGAGCTGTTCGATCTGAAGCACGATCGCGGCGGGATGGTCGACATCGAGTTCATCGTTCAGTACTGGGTGCTGCTGCATGCATCGAGCGATGCCGAGCTGATCCGCAACACCGGCAACATCGCGTTGCTGCGCGAGGTCGCGCGGTTCGGGCTGATGGGCGAGGACGAAGCCGAGCGCGTCGGCGCCGCGTACCGCAAGTATCGGAAGCTGCAGCACAAGCTGCGGCTCGACGGGATGGAAAAGGCCCGCGTCGATCCGGCGCTCGTGGCCGACGAGCGGGCGGCCGTGATGGCGTTGTGGGAGCGGGTGTTCGGCGCGATCGAAACGGGTGTTTGA
- the recN gene encoding DNA repair protein RecN: MLRHLSIRDFVIVAALDLEFDSGFTVFSGETGAGKSILIDALALALGERADASVVRAGCGRADITAEFTPHDRVARWLDEHAFDAEDTVMLRRVIDANGRSRAFINGTSATLAQLRELGEMLVDIHGQHAHQLLMRPDAQRELFDTHAGLVADAANVARAWRVWRDATQAIDAAKAHERELQLEREKLAWQLAELDKLAPQPGEWDEVGSEHKRLSHSANLIAGVQGALNALSEADDAMLPQLGAIVSKLRSLADYDTGLGDALASLEPAEIQLQEAVYSLSHYAQRLDLDPARLAQVETRLDALHSTARKFRLPPDTLHEEHAARRAQLAALDAAADLGALEAAQAKAWEAYLADAKHLSKARAQAAKALGTAVTAGMQELSMAGGSFEVALVPLADGGPHGLEQVEFRVAGHPGVPLRPLAKVASGGELARISLALAVIASAASPTPTLIFDEVDTGIGGGVAEVVGRLLHQLGRDRQVLCVTHLPQVAARGDHHYQVAKGADEHGGTVSSVVPLDKASRIEEVARMLGGLEITATTRKHAKEMLAA, encoded by the coding sequence ATGCTTCGCCACCTCTCGATTCGCGACTTCGTCATCGTCGCCGCGCTCGATCTCGAATTCGACAGCGGCTTTACCGTTTTTTCCGGCGAAACCGGCGCCGGCAAATCGATCCTGATCGACGCCCTGGCTCTCGCGCTCGGCGAACGCGCCGATGCGAGCGTCGTGCGCGCCGGCTGCGGCCGCGCCGACATCACCGCCGAATTCACGCCGCACGACCGCGTCGCGCGCTGGCTCGACGAACACGCGTTCGATGCCGAGGACACCGTGATGCTGCGCCGCGTGATCGATGCGAATGGCCGCTCGCGCGCGTTCATCAACGGCACCAGCGCGACGCTCGCGCAACTGCGCGAGCTCGGCGAAATGCTGGTCGACATCCACGGCCAGCACGCGCACCAGTTGCTGATGCGCCCCGATGCGCAGCGCGAGCTGTTCGATACGCACGCGGGGCTCGTCGCCGATGCCGCGAACGTCGCCCGCGCGTGGCGCGTCTGGCGCGACGCGACGCAGGCGATCGACGCCGCGAAGGCGCACGAGCGGGAACTGCAGCTCGAACGCGAGAAGCTCGCATGGCAGCTCGCCGAGCTCGACAAGCTCGCGCCTCAGCCAGGCGAATGGGACGAAGTCGGCAGCGAGCACAAGCGCCTGTCGCATTCGGCGAACCTGATCGCCGGCGTGCAGGGCGCACTCAACGCGCTGTCCGAGGCTGACGACGCGATGCTCCCGCAGCTCGGCGCGATCGTGTCGAAACTGCGCAGCCTGGCCGACTACGACACGGGGCTCGGCGACGCGCTCGCATCCCTCGAACCGGCCGAGATCCAGCTGCAGGAAGCCGTCTATTCGCTGTCGCACTACGCGCAGCGCCTCGATCTCGACCCGGCCCGGCTCGCGCAGGTCGAAACGCGCCTCGACGCGCTGCACTCGACCGCCCGCAAGTTCCGGCTGCCGCCCGACACGCTGCACGAGGAACATGCGGCACGCCGCGCGCAACTCGCCGCGCTCGACGCGGCCGCCGATCTGGGCGCGCTCGAAGCCGCGCAGGCCAAGGCATGGGAAGCCTACCTCGCCGACGCGAAGCACTTGTCGAAGGCGCGCGCGCAGGCCGCGAAGGCGCTCGGCACGGCCGTCACGGCCGGCATGCAGGAACTGTCGATGGCGGGCGGCAGCTTCGAAGTCGCGCTCGTGCCGCTCGCCGATGGTGGCCCGCACGGGCTCGAGCAGGTCGAATTCCGGGTCGCCGGACACCCCGGCGTGCCGCTGCGGCCGCTCGCGAAAGTCGCGTCGGGCGGCGAACTCGCACGGATCAGCCTTGCGCTCGCGGTAATTGCGAGTGCCGCCAGCCCGACGCCGACGCTGATTTTCGACGAAGTCGACACGGGCATCGGCGGCGGCGTCGCCGAGGTGGTGGGCCGCCTGCTGCATCAGCTCGGGCGTGACCGCCAGGTACTGTGCGTGACGCACCTGCCGCAAGTCGCCGCGCGCGGCGACCATCACTACCAGGTCGCGAAGGGTGCCGACGAGCACGGCGGCACAGTCTCGTCGGTCGTCCCGCTCGACAAGGCCAGCCGGATCGAGGAAGTCGCCCGGATGCTCGGCGGGCTGGAGATCACCGCGACGACGCGCAAGCACGCGAAGGAAATGCTGGCGGCCTGA
- a CDS encoding NAD kinase, giving the protein MKTGNQFNTVALVGRSNTPGIAEPLAMLAGCIAKLGFEVVFETETAREIGISGYPALTPAEIGARADVAVVLGGDGTMLGIGRQLAPYKTPLIGINHGRLGFITDIAAADMQALVPVILSGKFEREERSLLEARIVRDGEPIYHALAFNDVVVNRSGFSGMVELRASVDGRYMYNQRSDGLIVATPTGSTAYALSSAGPILHPQLQGIVLVPIAPHALSNRPIVLPDDSKIAIQIVGGRDVNVNFDMQSFTALELNDTIEVRRSKHTVPFLHPVGYSYYATLRKKLHWNEHASNEDDKAP; this is encoded by the coding sequence ATGAAAACCGGTAATCAGTTCAATACTGTCGCGCTCGTGGGCCGGAGCAACACGCCCGGCATCGCCGAGCCGCTCGCCATGCTGGCTGGCTGCATCGCGAAGCTCGGCTTCGAGGTCGTGTTCGAAACCGAAACCGCGCGCGAGATCGGCATCTCCGGCTATCCGGCGCTTACCCCGGCGGAAATCGGCGCGCGCGCGGACGTGGCGGTCGTGCTCGGCGGCGACGGCACGATGCTCGGCATCGGCCGCCAGCTCGCGCCGTACAAGACACCGCTGATCGGGATCAACCACGGGCGGCTCGGCTTCATCACCGACATCGCGGCGGCCGACATGCAGGCGCTCGTCCCGGTGATCCTGTCGGGCAAGTTCGAGCGCGAGGAGCGCTCGCTGCTCGAGGCCCGGATCGTGCGCGACGGCGAGCCGATCTACCACGCACTCGCGTTCAACGACGTCGTCGTGAACCGCAGCGGCTTTTCCGGGATGGTCGAGCTGCGCGCGTCGGTCGACGGCCGGTATATGTACAACCAGCGCTCGGACGGCCTGATCGTCGCCACGCCGACCGGCTCGACCGCATACGCGCTGTCATCGGCCGGGCCGATCCTGCACCCGCAACTCCAGGGCATCGTGCTCGTGCCGATCGCCCCGCATGCGCTGTCGAACAGGCCGATCGTGCTGCCCGACGATTCGAAGATCGCGATCCAGATCGTCGGCGGCCGCGACGTCAACGTGAACTTCGACATGCAGTCGTTTACCGCGCTGGAGCTGAACGACACGATCGAGGTGCGCCGCTCGAAGCACACGGTACCGTTCCTGCATCCGGTCGGCTACAGCTATTACGCGACGCTGCGCAAGAAGCTGCACTGGAACGAACACGCATCGAACGAAGACGACAAGGCGCCCTGA
- the hrcA gene encoding heat-inducible transcriptional repressor HrcA, whose protein sequence is MLDPRARTLLKTLIERYIADGQPVGSRTLSRYSGLELSPATIRNVMSDLEELGLVSSPHTSAGRVPTPRGYRLFVDTMLTVEAPIDAEAVARQVQNTLQAGEPQQRVVAAAASVLSNLSQFAGVVLTPRRSHVFKQIEFMRLSDKRILLIIVTPEGDVQNRMLATPRDYSPSQLTEASNYINAHFAGLSFDEVRRRLRDEIDQLRGDMTTLMHAAVTASTEVPDTEDTVLISGERNLLEVADLSSDMARLRKLFDVFDQKTGLLQLLDVSSHAQGVQIFIGGESTLVPIEEMSVVTAPYEVNGQIVGTLGVIGPTRMAYNRVIPIVDITARLLSLTLSQQ, encoded by the coding sequence ATGCTAGATCCTCGCGCACGAACCCTCCTGAAAACCCTGATCGAACGGTATATCGCCGACGGTCAGCCGGTCGGCTCGCGCACGTTGTCCCGTTACTCCGGGCTCGAACTGAGCCCGGCAACGATCCGCAACGTGATGTCCGACCTGGAGGAGCTCGGCCTCGTGTCGAGCCCGCACACGTCGGCCGGCCGCGTGCCGACGCCGCGCGGCTACCGTCTGTTCGTCGACACGATGCTGACGGTCGAGGCGCCGATCGATGCCGAGGCCGTTGCGCGCCAGGTGCAGAACACGCTGCAAGCCGGCGAGCCGCAGCAGCGGGTGGTGGCCGCCGCGGCGAGCGTGCTGTCGAACCTGTCGCAGTTCGCGGGTGTCGTGCTGACGCCACGCCGCAGCCATGTATTCAAACAGATCGAGTTCATGCGGCTGTCGGACAAGCGCATCCTGCTGATCATCGTCACGCCCGAGGGTGACGTGCAGAACCGGATGCTTGCGACGCCGCGCGACTATTCGCCTTCGCAGCTCACAGAGGCGTCCAACTACATCAATGCGCATTTCGCCGGGCTGTCGTTCGACGAGGTGCGCCGCCGCCTGCGCGACGAGATCGACCAGCTGCGCGGCGACATGACCACGCTGATGCATGCGGCCGTGACGGCCAGCACGGAGGTGCCCGACACGGAGGACACCGTGCTCATTTCCGGCGAGCGCAACCTGCTCGAGGTGGCTGATCTGTCGTCCGACATGGCGCGGTTGCGCAAGCTGTTCGACGTGTTCGACCAAAAGACGGGCCTCCTTCAATTGCTCGACGTGTCGAGCCACGCCCAGGGCGTGCAGATATTCATCGGCGGCGAATCGACGCTGGTGCCGATCGAGGAAATGAGCGTCGTGACCGCGCCCTACGAGGTGAACGGCCAGATCGTCGGCACGCTCGGCGTGATCGGCCCGACCCGCATGGCGTACAACCGCGTGATCCCGATCGTCGACATCACCGCGCGGCTGCTGTCGCTCACGCTGAGCCAGCAGTAA